The Halomicronema hongdechloris C2206 genome includes a window with the following:
- a CDS encoding ABC transporter substrate-binding protein: protein MFPSVSRLCRACSRRQWRLIAQGIGLFSLCMALIVACGGPTPESSSPGESGASDGRISMGTTLQARTLDPADAYEIFPGILLYNLGDRLYTYAPGTTDLVPQLATAMPTISEDGLTYTIPLREDVVLHDGTLFTAEVMAFSIQRFMENGGRPAFLLAEKIESVEASDDYELTITLQAPFAAFPALLTFWGVTPVPPDSYAIEPGSFQPDSFIGSGPYKLAAFSSDVIQLDVNPDYWGEPPANPGVDIQIFSSPANLYNTFRTGGVDVAYQTLDPEQIASLEQEAASGGWQVIEAGTTVINYMSVNQKIEPFDDGRVRQAMAAMIDRPLINQRVFQGQAEPLYSLIPTSFEVYEPVFEDAYGDGNFDLAEELLRDAGFSEAAPFTFEIWYPSASTPRSIVANTLKESIEQALPGLVTVNVQTAESATLWENVDKGVYPTVLANWYPDYYDADTFIQPFMSCDQGSPETLCEQGASQGTGSFYYSEPANELIAQQRAESDPEARQAIFRELQQLLAEDVPYIPLWQNKDYVFAQAGVDGVAIQPTQQFLLGLISKE from the coding sequence GCTTCTGACGGTCGCATTTCCATGGGCACTACCCTGCAGGCTCGCACCTTAGACCCAGCCGATGCCTATGAGATTTTTCCGGGAATTTTGCTCTACAACTTAGGCGATCGCCTCTATACCTATGCTCCCGGCACCACAGACCTGGTGCCCCAATTGGCGACGGCCATGCCCACCATCAGTGAGGATGGTCTCACCTACACGATTCCCCTGCGAGAGGATGTGGTGCTCCACGACGGCACCCTGTTCACCGCCGAGGTCATGGCCTTCTCGATTCAACGCTTCATGGAAAATGGTGGCCGTCCCGCCTTTCTGTTGGCGGAAAAAATTGAGTCAGTGGAAGCCAGCGATGACTATGAACTGACCATTACCCTACAGGCCCCCTTTGCGGCCTTTCCGGCCCTATTGACCTTTTGGGGCGTTACGCCAGTGCCCCCCGATAGCTACGCCATCGAGCCTGGCAGCTTCCAGCCCGATAGCTTCATTGGCTCCGGACCTTACAAACTGGCGGCATTCTCTAGCGATGTGATTCAACTGGATGTCAATCCGGATTACTGGGGGGAGCCGCCGGCCAACCCAGGCGTCGATATTCAAATTTTCAGCAGTCCCGCCAATCTCTACAACACCTTCCGGACCGGGGGAGTGGATGTGGCCTATCAAACGCTGGATCCAGAGCAGATTGCCAGTCTGGAGCAAGAGGCTGCCTCAGGAGGGTGGCAGGTGATCGAGGCGGGGACCACGGTGATCAACTACATGAGTGTGAACCAAAAGATCGAGCCTTTCGATGATGGGCGGGTACGCCAAGCCATGGCAGCCATGATCGATCGGCCCTTGATCAATCAGCGGGTGTTTCAAGGCCAGGCGGAGCCTCTCTACAGCCTGATTCCCACCAGCTTTGAGGTCTATGAGCCGGTCTTTGAGGATGCCTATGGTGATGGGAACTTTGACTTGGCGGAAGAGTTGCTGCGGGACGCGGGTTTTTCTGAGGCGGCCCCCTTTACCTTTGAGATCTGGTATCCCTCGGCCTCTACCCCCCGCAGCATCGTCGCCAATACTCTAAAAGAGTCCATTGAGCAGGCCCTGCCGGGGTTGGTGACAGTCAATGTGCAGACGGCAGAGAGTGCTACCCTCTGGGAGAACGTAGACAAAGGAGTCTATCCCACGGTGTTGGCCAACTGGTACCCCGATTATTACGATGCCGATACCTTCATTCAGCCCTTCATGAGTTGTGATCAGGGCTCGCCAGAGACCCTATGTGAGCAGGGGGCCAGCCAAGGGACCGGATCCTTCTATTACAGTGAGCCGGCCAATGAGTTAATCGCGCAGCAGCGGGCCGAGTCTGACCCAGAGGCGCGGCAGGCCATCTTCCGAGAGCTGCAGCAATTGCTGGCAGAGGATGTGCCCTATATTCCCCTGTGGCAAAACAAGGACTATGTCTTTGCCCAAGCCGGGGTGGACGGCGTTGCGATTCAGCCGACGCAGCAGTTTTTGCTGGGGCTGATCTCTAAGGAGTAG
- a CDS encoding ABC transporter permease, with product MASRSTALRYYILTRLLLAPLMVWTIVTVVFLLLRATPGDPVDALLGPRAPEAVKETLRSQLGLDAPLGIQYLRYLGQLLSLDLGTSLASQGQTVWQIIVDHLPATVELALAGLMVAAIVGIGVGSLAASRPNSALDAGGRLFGILTYAVPMYWFGMMLQLLFAVQLRWFPIGTRYPLTATPPQGPTGLYVLDSILTGQLSQLGLSLHHLALPSLTLGILISGVFERMVRVNLKQTLRADYIEAARARGIPEVRIILVHALKNALIPVITILGLTFASLLGGAVLTEVTFSWPGLANRLYEAISQRDYPVVQGLMVFFASIVALISIAIDILNAYIDPRIRY from the coding sequence ATGGCCTCTCGCTCTACGGCACTGCGTTACTACATCCTGACGCGACTGTTGTTGGCCCCGTTGATGGTCTGGACCATCGTGACGGTGGTGTTCCTGCTGTTGCGAGCCACCCCTGGAGACCCAGTAGATGCCCTGTTGGGACCACGGGCACCGGAGGCGGTGAAGGAGACGTTGCGATCGCAACTGGGGCTAGACGCCCCCTTAGGGATTCAATATCTGCGCTACCTGGGCCAGCTGCTAAGCCTGGATTTGGGCACTTCCCTAGCCAGCCAGGGGCAGACCGTCTGGCAAATCATTGTCGATCACTTGCCGGCTACCGTAGAGCTGGCCCTAGCCGGGTTGATGGTAGCAGCCATTGTTGGCATTGGCGTGGGCTCCCTGGCTGCCTCCCGACCCAACTCCGCCCTCGATGCTGGTGGCCGCCTCTTCGGCATTCTCACCTATGCCGTGCCCATGTACTGGTTCGGCATGATGCTACAGCTCCTGTTTGCCGTGCAGCTGCGCTGGTTTCCCATTGGTACTCGCTATCCTCTCACCGCCACCCCGCCCCAGGGGCCTACCGGGCTGTACGTCCTGGATAGTATATTGACTGGGCAGCTATCCCAATTGGGACTCTCGCTGCACCACCTGGCCCTGCCCAGTCTCACCCTAGGCATTCTAATCAGTGGGGTATTCGAGCGCATGGTGCGGGTAAACCTGAAACAGACCCTGCGGGCCGACTACATCGAAGCTGCCCGGGCCCGAGGCATTCCGGAGGTCCGCATTATCTTGGTGCACGCCCTGAAAAATGCCTTGATTCCCGTGATTACCATTCTGGGCCTCACCTTCGCCTCTCTACTGGGAGGTGCCGTACTCACCGAAGTCACCTTCTCCTGGCCGGGGTTAGCCAATCGCCTCTATGAAGCCATCAGCCAGCGAGACTATCCCGTTGTCCAGGGACTGATGGTATTTTTCGCCAGCATCGTCGCCCTGATCAGCATCGCCATCGACATCCTCAATGCCTATATCGACCCCCGCATCCGCTATTGA
- the era gene encoding GTPase Era: MTTDIDTLGIATMPTAPEGFRSGFVGLVGRPNVGKSTLMNHLIGQKVAITSPVAQTTRNRLQGILSTPTAQIIFVDTPGIHKPHHELGKILVKNARAAIASVDLILFVVDSSTAAGRGDHFIAELLRQQSGPIVLGLNKSDQQPPDSEAALSLDQSYQALAGHQSWPTFKFSALSGDGSEALLQELITQLDPGPYYYPPDLVTDQPERFIMGELIREQLLLHTRQEVPHSVAITIDRVEETPAITRILATIHVERDSQKGIVIGKQGSLLKSIGSAARQQIQKLIMGKVYLELFVKVVPKWRHSRPRLEDLGYRPDA; encoded by the coding sequence ATGACCACTGACATCGATACTTTGGGCATTGCCACCATGCCAACGGCGCCGGAGGGGTTTCGCTCTGGCTTTGTGGGCCTGGTTGGCCGTCCCAATGTGGGCAAATCCACCCTGATGAATCATCTGATCGGTCAGAAGGTAGCCATTACATCTCCGGTAGCCCAGACCACCCGCAACCGATTGCAGGGGATTTTGAGTACCCCCACGGCCCAGATCATCTTCGTGGATACCCCGGGCATCCATAAACCTCACCATGAACTGGGGAAGATTCTGGTGAAAAATGCCCGAGCTGCGATCGCATCGGTAGACCTCATCCTCTTCGTCGTCGATAGTTCTACGGCAGCCGGTCGCGGTGACCACTTCATTGCCGAGTTACTCAGGCAACAGTCGGGGCCAATAGTGCTGGGGCTCAATAAATCGGATCAGCAGCCTCCAGACTCTGAGGCCGCCCTGAGCCTAGATCAGAGCTACCAGGCCCTGGCTGGCCACCAGTCCTGGCCGACCTTTAAGTTTTCGGCCCTCAGCGGCGACGGTAGCGAGGCACTGCTGCAGGAGCTGATTACACAGCTCGATCCGGGTCCCTATTACTATCCCCCCGATCTCGTCACCGACCAGCCAGAGCGCTTCATCATGGGAGAACTGATTCGGGAGCAGCTCCTGCTCCATACTCGGCAAGAAGTGCCCCACTCCGTGGCCATCACCATCGATCGGGTAGAGGAAACCCCTGCTATCACCCGGATTCTGGCCACCATCCACGTCGAGCGCGACTCCCAGAAAGGAATCGTTATCGGCAAACAGGGCAGCCTCTTGAAAAGTATCGGCAGCGCCGCCCGTCAACAGATTCAGAAGCTGATTATGGGCAAGGTGTATCTGGAGCTATTTGTCAAAGTGGTGCCCAAATGGCGACATTCCCGCCCTCGGCTGGAAGATTTGGGCTACCGTCCAGACGCTTAG
- a CDS encoding secondary thiamine-phosphate synthase enzyme YjbQ, whose amino-acid sequence MTTSTLPRHHQRQLTLATQGKSFQRFTQDVQAVVTESGIQTGLCSIFIRHTSASLVIQENADPDVLRDLATFFARLVPEDGSYIHSTEGPDDMPAHIRSALTHTSEQIPVMKGRLALGTWQGIYLWEHRARGSRREIVIHVTGT is encoded by the coding sequence ATGACTACTAGCACCCTCCCTCGCCATCATCAACGTCAGCTCACCCTAGCTACTCAGGGAAAATCGTTCCAACGGTTTACCCAGGATGTTCAGGCCGTGGTAACTGAATCGGGGATTCAAACCGGTCTCTGCAGCATCTTTATCCGCCATACCTCGGCCAGCTTGGTGATTCAAGAAAATGCAGACCCCGATGTGTTACGGGATCTGGCCACCTTCTTCGCCCGCCTGGTGCCGGAAGATGGCTCCTACATCCACAGCACCGAAGGGCCCGACGACATGCCGGCCCACATTCGCTCCGCTCTGACCCACACCTCAGAACAGATTCCGGTCATGAAGGGTCGCTTGGCCCTCGGCACCTGGCAGGGGATCTACCTGTGGGAACATCGAGCCCGGGGCAGTCGCCGCGAGATCGTAATTCATGTGACCGGTACCTGA